A part of Scophthalmus maximus strain ysfricsl-2021 chromosome 20, ASM2237912v1, whole genome shotgun sequence genomic DNA contains:
- the sdad1 gene encoding protein SDA1 homolog — protein MSGRQSNKLPNNLPQLQNLIKRDPQSYVEEFLQQFRHYQSNVQIFKLQPDKANKELADLVMFLAQVCHCYVQHLSTFPQELSELLLSYHTLLEPDLRMTFCKALILLRNKDLIEPTRLLELFFELLRCHDKLLRKTLYTHIVADIKNINAKHKNNKVNTVLQNFMYTMLRDSNPIAAKISLDVMAELYKRNIWNDAKTVNVITTACFTKVTKILVAGLKFFLGKDEDEKNESDSDSEAEGPSVRDLKVRFSTGKKTTKNKKKLEKAMKVLKKHKKKNKAEVFNFSAIHLIHDPQDFSEKLLKQLENSKERFEVKIMMMELISRLVGIHELFLFNFYPFTQRFIQPHQREVTKILLCAAQATHQLVPPEIIEPVIMTIANNFVTDRNSGEVMCVGINAIKEVAARCPLAINEDLLQDLAQYKNHKDKNVMMSARGMIQLFRNLNPQMLHKRDRGRPTEASAEAKIKDYGELEAKDYIPGAEVLEVDGENKEGEENEEGWESASISDDDEDGEWVDVHHSSDEDAGEMTEKLQSIPVEERKAKAAAVSGSRLLTQDDFKKIRLVQMSKEVNAVPGKGQKRKIVDSDEEDGRRGELVTLRNIEKLHKKPKADKETRLATAMAGRTDRKDFVKKHTKLNPHASTSNKEKRRTKNFMMMRHSQNVRSKGKRSFREKQIALRDALLKRKKQHK, from the exons ATGTCGGGTCGACAGAGCAACAAGCTGCCGAACAATTTGCCACAGCTGCAGAATCTGATCAAACGGGACCCGCAGTCGTACGTGGAGGAG TTCCTGCAGCAGTTCCGACACTACCAGTCCAATGTGCAGATCTTCAAACTGCAGCCGGACAAGGCGAACAAGGAGCTGGCAGACCTCGTCATGTTTCTCGCTCAG GTCTGTCACTGCTACGTGCAGCACCTGTCCACCTTCCCCCAGGAGCTGTccgagctgctgctcagctaCCACACACTCCTGGAGCCAGACTTAAGAATG ACCTTCTGCAAAGCGCTGATCCTCCTGAGGAACAAGGATCTGATCGAGCCCACCCGCCTGCTGGAGCTCTTCTTCGAGCTGCTGCGATGTCACGACAAACTGCTGAGGAAG ACTCtctacacacacattgttgccgatatcaaaaacataaacgccaagcacaaaaacaacaaagtcaacACA GTGTTACAGAACTTCATGTACACCATGCTGAGAGACAGTAATCCCATCGCAGCAAAGATCTCTTTAGATGTGATGGCGGAGCTCTACAAAAGAAACATATG GAATGATGCGAAAACAGTTAACGTCATTACAACCGCATGTTTCACCAAGGTGACAAAg ATCCTCGTTGCAGGTCTTAAATTCTTCCTTGgcaaagatgaagatgaaaagaacGAGagtgattcagattcagag GCAGAGGGACCATCAGTCCGAGACCTGAAGGTGAGATTCTCCACGGGCAAGAAAACCaccaaaaacaagaagaagctGGAAAAAGCAATGAAAGTCCTCAAG aaacacaagaagaagaacaaagcaGAGGTGTTCAACTTTTCTGCCATTCACCTAATTCATGATCCGCAAG atttttcAGAGAAACTCTTGAAACAGTTGGAAAACTCTAAAGAGCGCTTCGAGGTGAAGATCATGATGATGGAGCTCATATCCAGACTGGTTGGAATCCATGAG CTCTTCCTCTTCAATTTTTATCCCTTCACCCAGAGGTTTATTCAGCCCCAtcaaagag AAGTGACAAAGATTCTCCTGTGTGCTGCCCAGGCGACACACCAGCTCGTCCCCCCTGAG ATCATTGAACCTGTGATCATGACCATCGCGAATAACTTTGTGACAGACAGAAACTCTGGGGAGGTCATGTGTGTTGG TATTAATGCCATCAAGGAGGTGGCAGCCCGCTGTCCACTCGCCATCAATGAAGACTTGCTGCAGGACCTGGCTCAGTACAAGAACCACAAAGACAAGA atgtgatgatgtctGCCCGGGGAATGATCCAGCTGTTCAGGAATCTGAATCCACAGATGCTGCACAAGAGGGACAGG GGGAGACCCACAGAGGCATCAGCAGAGGCTAAGATCAAAGACTACGGAGAACTAGAAGCTAAAGACTATATCCCTGGAGCTGAAGTCCTGGAGGTGGATGGGGAgaacaaagagggagaggagaacgAAG AAGGCTGGGAGAGTGCCAGTATAagtgacgatgatgaagatggggAGTGGGTGGACGTTCACCACTCGTCTGATGAAGACGCGGGAGAAATG ACGGAGAAGCTTCAGAGTATTCCAGTCGAGGAAAGAAAAGCCAAGGCGGCGGCAGTCAGTGGCAGCAGGCTCCTCACGCAGGATGACTTCAAGAAGATCCGTCTGGTGCAGATGTCCAAGGAGGTCAACGCTGTGCCCGGCAAGGGCCAGAAGAGGAAAATTGTggacagtgatgaagaggatggcCGCAG AGGGGAGCTGGTGACCTTGAGGAATATTGAGAAGTTGCATAAAAAACCAAAAGCAGACAAGGAAACACGCCTGGCAACAGCAATG GCGGGACGAACCGACCGGAAGGACTTTGTCAAGAAGCATACTAAGCTGAACCCACACGCCAGCACCAGCAACAAGGAAAAGAGAAGGACGAAGAACTTCATGATGATGCGACACAGTCAGAACGTGAGGTCTAAAGGCAAACGCTCCTTCAGAGAGAAACAG ATTGCTCTACGAGATGCACTCCTAAAAAGGAAGAAGCAGCACAAGTAG
- the klhl8 gene encoding kelch-like protein 8, with protein sequence MAPGDVVPDHAKQLKTKEKRPVNRAPKADCEPDGSFVFEAHEAWKDFHNSLRHFYEVGELCDVTLKVGSRLIPCHKLVLACVIPYFRAMFLSEMSEAKQELIEIKDFDGDAIQDLVHFAYSSKLTLTVDNVQPLLYAACILQVELVARACCEYMKAHFHPTNCLAVRTFAESHNRVDLMDMADRYACEHFTEVVDCEDFTCVSPQHLRTLLSSSELNIHSETQVYNAAVKWLKANPQHHEAWLDQIMSQVRLPLLPVEFLTGTVAKDDMIKGNLSCRDLMDEARNYHLHLSNKVVPDFEYSIHTIPRKHTAGVLFCVGGRGGSGDPFRSIECYSVTKNSWFFGPEMNSRRRHVGVISVGGKVYAVGGHDGNEHLGNMEMFDPLTNKWMMKASMNTKRRGIALAALGGPIYAIGGLDDNSCFNDVERYDIESDCWSAVAPMNTPRGGVGSVALGSFVYAVGGNDGVASLSSVERFNPHLNKWIEVSEMGQRRAGNGVSKLNGCLYVVGGFDDNSPLSSVERFDPRMHRWQYVSELTTPRGGVGVATVMGRVFAVGGHNGNIYLNTVEAFEPRMNRWELVGSVSHCRAGAGVAVCSSHVSKIRDVGQGSSNVANCM encoded by the exons ATGGCACCAGGGGACGTGGTGCCAGACCATGCCAAGCAACTGAAGACCAAGGAGAAGCGGCCGGTAAACAGGGCACCGAAAGCAGACTGTGAGCCCGACGGCTCCTTTGTCTTCGAGGCCCACGAGGCTTGGAAGGACTTCCATAACTCGCTCCGGCACTTCTACGAAGTGGGGGAGCTATGCGACGTCACACTGAAg GTTGGCAGTAGGTTGATACCATGCCACAAGCTAGTGCTGGCTTGTGTCATTCCTTACTTCCG CGCCATGTTCCTGTCAGAGATGTCAGAGGCCAAACAGGAACTGATAGAGATCAAGGACTTTGATGGAGATGCCATCCAGGACCTGGTGCACTTTGCTTACTCCTCCAAGCTCACACTCACTGTGGACAATGTCCAGCCTCTGCTTTATGCTGCCTGCATCCTTCAG GTGGAGTTGGTGGCGAGAGCCTGCTGTGAGTACATGAAGGCCCACTTTCACCCCACCAACTGCCTGGCGGTTCGCACTTTTGCGGAGAGCCACAATCGCGTGGACCTGATGGACATGGCCGACCGCTACGCCTGCGAGCATTTCACCGAGGTCGTGGACTGCGAGGACTTCACATGCGTGTCTCCCCAGCACTTACGCACGCTGTTGTCCTCCAGTGAGCTCAATATCCACTCGGAGACGCAGGTGTACAATGCGGCAGTGAAGTGGCTGAAAGCAAACCCGCAGCACCACGAGGCCTGGCTGGACCAGATCATGTCTCAG GTGCGCCTGCCCCTGCTGCCTGTCGAGTTCCTGACCGGAACCGTGGCCAAGGACGACATGATCAAAGGTAACTTGAGCTGTCGTGACCTGATGGATGAAGCCAGGAACTaccacctccacctcagcaACAAGGTGGTGCCTGACTTTGAGTATTCGATCCATACCATACCCCGGAAACACACTGCAG GGGTTTTGTTCTGTGTGGGCGGCCGGGGGGGCTCGGGCGACCCGTTTCGCAGCATCGAGTGCTACTCTGTCACCAAGAACAGCTGGTTTTTCGGGCCTGAAATGAACAGCAGGCGGCGTCACGTGGGTGTGATATCTGTGGGAG gAAAGGTTTATGCTGTCGGGGGCCATGACGGTAACGAGCACTTAGGCAACATGGAGATGTTTGACCCCCTCACCAACAAATGGATGATGAAAGCGTCGATGAACACCAAGAG GAGGGGTATAGCCCTGGCAGCTCTTGGAGGTCCTATCTATGCCATTGGAGGCCTGGACGACAACTCCTGCTTCAACGACGTGGAGCGCTACGATATTGAAAGCGACTGCTGGAGCGCCGTGGCTCCGATGAACACGCCCAGAGGAGGAGTGGGATCTGTGGCGCTGGGG AGTTTTGTGTACGCGGTGGGAGGCAACGACGGTGTGGCGTCGCTCTCCAGCGTGGAACGGTTCAACCCCCACCTAAACAAATGGATTGAGGTCAGCGAGATGGGCCAGCGGCGGGCCGGGAACGGAGTCAGCAAACTGAATGGCTGCCTCTATGTTGTGG GTGGTTTTGATGACAACTCGCCCCTGAGCTCAGTGGAGAGATTCGACCCACGAATGCACCGCTGGCAATACGTGTCGGAGCTGACTACCCCGCGCGGTGGAGTCGGCGTCGCTACTGTCATGGGAAGAGTGTTCGCGGTCGGGGGCCACAATGGGAACATCTACCTGAACACAGTGGAGGCTTTTGAGCCTCGAATGAACAG ATGGGAGCTGGTGGGTTCGGTGTCTCACTGCCGCGCCGGCGCCGGAGTTGCCGTCTGTTCGTCTCACGTCAGCAAGATCAGGGACGTCGGCCAGGGCTCCAGCAACGTGGCCAACTGTATGTGA